A region of the Pseudomonas sp. A34-9 genome:
GAGTGGGCGGATTGAGCGGCCTCTCCGACAGGCCTCATAGCGGTCGGCCTACTATCTACAATGAGAAAGACTTAGTGTTACTGAAAGTGCTGGCGGCGGAGACACCTCGCCATATTAAAGTCATCCATGCACGCTTGCTGCAGGAAACGGAGAAAACCTCCAGCACCAAGACGATTAGCAGGGCTCTAAAAAAATAGAAAGGATAGCTTTAAACGAGCCTCGCGCTTCAAAATCCGCACCTTTGAAGGAACTGCATTCACGGCAATTAATATCGTAGGTCGCTAAAAGATCGCAAAGCTGAAATCGCTCAGGAAACTCACACGTTGTGAAGTTGAATTTTTTATGCGCAACCCACTCGGTTAAGTATTGTCACTGAAGGCTAGATTACATGATCGCCCGCTAGTGCGGATAACCAATCGACTAACTACATGACTAGGGTTCCGGACTTCATTGTTCTAAATTCTGTGGGGGAGGGGCGTAGCACATGTTTATTGGTGTGTTCTAATGGAGGCTAGGTCTAACGGAGAGGTGGTTCTTGAAAAACTAAAAATAGCGACCGCTTTCATGTTACTAAAAATCCTAATAATGTTCGGGAGAAGGTAGTGGGTAAAGTAAAATCACAAGCCAGTGATATGATTTTTAAGTTGTATAGCATCTCACTGTTTGAAATTGACGAAGAGAGTTAAGTGTTTGGCTTCGAGCTTGACGCTA
Encoded here:
- a CDS encoding helix-turn-helix domain-containing protein translates to MKFVSPLSDTDRQILNDVYTRSDKPSLRRRVHAILLSDSGYAIKQISAILTVNQKTVSIWFNVWRVGGLSGLSDRPHSGRPTIYNEKDLVLLKVLAAETPRHIKVIHARLLQETEKTSSTKTISRALKK